The Drosophila subobscura isolate 14011-0131.10 chromosome A, UCBerk_Dsub_1.0, whole genome shotgun sequence genome includes the window ACGCTGATTATTGttagttttttgtggctttctcTTAGactttgtttggtttgctcGAAGGCGACTCCTATTCGAACCGACTCCGACTCGCATTGCGTCGCGTCGCGGCGATACTGAGTGGTTTTCCCCATTCGATAACTGGTGCCCGCCTGCTGTGTGCCAACTCGAATTTCCACTGTGCGACtgttataaacaaataaacaaagccaAGCCTCTCCAGTCCTCCAGTCGTTGTtctctgctgtcgctgttggtTGTCTCTaacgccaaaaaaaacaaccacaacaacaacacaaaaaacacaaaagaataGAGGAAGTGCAAGGTAGTCCTGGCATTCGATGCGCCCCCAACTAAGCCCCAGACATACCCATGCATGCACACAGACATGCCATGAACATGaatttgattcgattcgattcgattcgattccgGCTGGTGCtcaaacaaagccaaaggcaaaggcaacccAGCCTTGGATACggaaagcaaaaaacacagaaaaaaagcaacacggaatttgtatatattctaacaagcaacaaatgatTCCTGGAAGTGGATCGAAGTAACGCATACCGTTTGATGGAGCAGCACTTTTATCATTTAATTATCGTTTGCGCTGGGTAGTGGGGGAATGTGGGCCACGACACGACAATTCAGACGGAAGGTTGTTGTTCTCTAGCTAGTGATTATCTAGTAAAAGCTGCAGCTATCGTTTCTAGATCGTGAGAAATGTGAAAGATTTTCGAATGATCGATCTATCGTGAAGCTAAGACATCATGCCCTGccgataaatatttatcttcAAAAACGTAGCCTAAggctggccactggccattCTGGCCCATTGCGATCCCTCACGATCAGATGATGCTgcaccaaagaaaaaaaaaaaaaaaaaactaacgCGCTGCCAAATCAATTTGTCAAAGTCGTAGATTTCTGAGGTCCCGTTCCTCCCACAGCGGCAGCTGTGCTGTCAGCTGCCTGCGCGGAGACAAAACGAACAGGTGtcaaagagtgggagagaaggagagagcgaggatAGCCACGAGCCACGCAATGAGAGTgcgcagtcagtcagtcctaATCCACATGTGTATTCTCCCCTCCCTCTATCACTTGATTGCTGCTCTGCCTATTGGATTATGTCATCGCAAATAGAtgcacagaagcagcagtagtggcagcggcagcggcagcaatgaTCTTGATCGTgcaatttatgtgttttctATTTTGGCAAGCTCCGCCATGACTGCCAAGGTGAAAAGACTCTCTCACCGAACTGTATCCCCTGCACCGCAACTCGTCCCTCCCATCACACAAGCTTGGCCCTCGTCAATCATCGAATtagctcgctctctttcgttcGCTTCGCACTTTGTCATATTCGTGTTGTGCTCTTATTATGTATCATACCCTTTCAATTAGGGTATACCTATTTTGTATACATGTTGGTAACACAGCATATCCGTCACCATAATATTACATACAGACATTTATCTATTTTCGGTTAAgtcatttacatatgtatgtctacACTCAGAGAAAAGCACAGTAGATATGTGTGAGAGAAATCGTATTGCtcttatgtatgcatacattttcaagggtatccaaagATTTGGCCCTCGCCCATAGctttcattttcttgttttcgttgttgtcgGCTATTTCTCTTTCCTCtaactgtttgttgttgctatcgCTTGGgttaaaaattaacaaattgcaatttaaaatgttcGCTTGCCACATTTTGGCAGTGGCTGCAACACGCGTGggtgagtttttttttacagccAAAATAAACGGAATAATAATTGTGACAGAGACTAACGGCGAACATgaattgaaagtgaaaaacGAATTATGGACTTTGGGAATTATACTTAATTGTATCCCCCCGAGGGTGTCTATATGAGTCTTTGATCTAAACTGCTGCTTGCACGTTCATACATGTGCTCTCATTGAGAGCAGCACCTAGATTGCGTATGTGATGCCGCGAGGGACGACGGAGACACTCACCATTCACATAGTCCCCCAGGACGAGAGAGCATTCCATGTCATTGCATTTGAAGTTTGCTCTCACCAAATTTACATTAACGCTGTCCTCGTCGACGACACCGAcgggctgctgttgctgttctgccAACCTCTCgcctgtgtgagtgtgtgtgccactgttgttgttgttgtcagcctcatcctcctcctcatcgctgcagctgctgctgctgtagcatCGCTCGCTGGaagtctctgtcgctgcctgctgAGGATGAATCCTAGGCTGAATGAAGGGCTGATATGTCGGCTTGATTAGATGCCGATGACGGCGACTTATCGAAGCTGCGCTCAATGTacgcagcaggcagctgaaGGATGAtgcctcggctgctgctgttgcaactgttaTTGTCTCATCCGCCATGTGGTGCAAAGAACGCTGACTCAGTGGGCACTTGAGGCACGAAACAACACGCgcggcgcacacacaaaataatacaaaagaATAGATTGCACGAATAACGGGACAAAGACTCGCTCGCCCGCAATTGTCCAGCAGAATATAATGGATGGACTTTCCTttcttctctgcctctgcctttgctgtctgctgcagTCTCCGTAAGTAACGGGACCACTTGGCTGCCAGCCTCAGGCTCGCTCTCAAAGCAACTGCGGACTGACTCTCCGTCGAGCTTGGACGACAATGGTGGCTTCTctagctctgactctgactccgactccggcCTGTGCCTGGGGCTGTGGCAAAATTGCGAATCACAGTAAACCACGGCATCGGCAACAAcggcattaaaattgttgctgccacgtCGTTGCCTTTGTGCAAGGCAccgaaaaaaattgtttttcgctATTTTGTTGTAGGCCTACACACGGCACAAGCGGGCATGTGGGTGGCTTTGGAGGTTTGGAGTGGTCAtgaaagagacagagggagagcgagataGAGGCACCACTGACACCGcgttctctctcactctctctctctgttttttgccTGCTGGCGGAGGTGGCCGGGTAGGACTTGTGGCAACTCTGGCTGTGATTAACATAAATTGCGCACGACATGGGCTATAAACAGCGCAACAAAGAACACTCCGCTTAACTCCAGGCTCACCTTCCATTGCGGCCTCAACTCCAGCTACGACCACAAATCCACCCAACCCCATCTTCCTGACCCAAACATGGTTTATGcagttttaaaatatattgcaaaCACACATAGGAAATCCAGCCATGGATGTCCGATCTTGCCCGCTCTCTCAGATCTCGAAATGGTAAGCAAGAGAGCAAAAGCCCACCTGTAAAAGTGCACAGCACAgtctttccttctctctttctccttctctatgttgcctacttttttGAGCGCGTGAGcgctcgctctgtctctggttatgcctctctccctctctttcttttcgtGGCGGCCTCTCCTCGCGTTGTGTGTTTTGCATGAGCCGCTTGGCACcaatttttcagtttttttctgctgctgttattgttgttgtcggaGATGGAGACGATGTCGGCTTATTGGCATTTGACAGCGGCCTGGCAACGGCGGGACGTCCTTAGAGAGGTCCTTAGAGCTGGGGGCTCAATGCCGCGCAATAAAGAGTATGGAAAGCAGCGCAGGGCATAGGGCAGTGTGGAATATAGACAAAGAACTATTATAGGAACTAATTAATAAACATTGGGGTTAAATAATCCATTGGCCTGACGTGTATAATATCTTTTCCATCAGCAAGCAGTTTACCTGAGCGGCCGTATCGTTCGTCTGTCTGCAATGCGTCATTGGAGCGCCCTGCTCTTACCCAAACCTGGGCTCAACACTTTGCTGCAACACCCTACACCTCCCCCCACCATCAGTCACTCTCtttgtttccatttgttggggctggggctggagcttGCTTGCTTGCATGACTCGGTGTTGTCATTTTGCTTTACCAATTGGTTGCGTCTCCTTTTTGTGATGTTTGCTCAAATGGTTTCGTGTAGTATTTTTGGCTGCGGCCGCCCGCAGTACCCCCAGATCCCCCCAGATCCCCCCACACTATAGGGACAGGCAGTCCCAAGTCAAGACAGTGACAGGAGCcaaaccagagagagagcgagaagtgCTAGGTGCTCGTGTTCCGCTCTGTTATTGATATGCATTTGGAGCTACGAACCCAAAAATAGACGCaagaacccaaaaaaagaaacaatttttgtaaaaCTATTTACGGGGTGGAACGGACACGGACGTCAGACAGGCGTCAGGTACGTCAAATGCCAGGAGGCTACGTACGGAAGCGGAAATTGCACGgccaaaaacagaagaaagGGCAATAGAAAAACGCAAATTCCCTTCACTTCACCCTACCCAGCAAGGCGATAAATAGATTTCTTGggatttttgtttcgtttttgttgcaaGTTACCAATTAGGTACCAATTAGGAGGCACTAAAGCCCTTGATGTTCtgcattttatgtttattttttaagtgGAAAACACTAAACCACCATGAAAGCTTTCGCCTGCGGCACTCACCATCGTTTGTCgcctgcttttgctgttgctgatcgCAGTTCTCCCTTTCTTTATCCTTCTGCATCGTTGAGCTCTGGACTGCTGATGCTCCCTCTGCTTGCTTATCACTTGTATTATTTTGAGTGAACTTAATATTTTGTCCGTGTGTGTAGGTGCAAGAGCGCGCGAAACTTtagaaaaaattgttttacTATGAATGGGAAATAAATATAGGAATTGAATTGGAATACAatgttttgcgtgcgtctagGCCGAACAGTACTGGCCTGCTACCAGTCGGAATGTAATGGAGCACAGATATGAATGATTTCTATTTTCACTCGGCACACTTTCTCCTCTCGTCTCGACTCTCTCTCCACCCTGTTTTGAGCGTTTCTACGCGTCGTCCTCCGGTGGCGAGTGAATGAACGGCCACCAATGCCGGATACCGGATTACTGGCTACCGGATGCCGTTTGGCAGCCGGAAAAAGCGGCCCCAAACACTTCGTGACAATGTGATAGGAGTATGggctgttggtggtgctggtgctggcaaacaaatcaaagcgaaTTAGTTGCATTAGTGGCAGCTatcagcagtagcagcagcagcagcagcagcagcagcctagCCGACTGGCCCAGGCTGCCTGctgtcccagccccagccccattcccatttgcatttccacttCCCGATTCCCAGTCTCAGTACCATGTCCCATTACCCGTAATCTATATGGCTGCCAAAGTTGGGCTTGGCGTGCCAGTAGTGCCAGCGCTTCCAATAATGCACATGCGAAGGAGTAGAAACAGGGTGCTCCATGCAGCATAAAATCATATTTATCGATTGCCTTGATCTCGTATGAGAACAGATCCCTCTCgacactccctctctctctctctctctctctctctctctctctctctctctctctctactctctCCCGCTCGCGGTGTGTGTTCCAGTCTGTGCACACCGTTCCAGTGTTCACCCGTTATGCAGAGTATGTTCTGTGAGCCTTTCCACCCGTTCCACTTCTCCGTCCACTGATTATGTGCCATTAAAATTGGCTGCCAATTGGCAGAAGGTTTCGTTCTCTTTTCGCTTTGAGTCTCGGcctttgctgcatttttgtgttcatttttttCCCGGCTCCtgctttgttctgcttttgcttctgcattttgtgcactttGGCGCGGTTCAAAGTTCAATGCATTTGTCTTGCCACACGCaggctgccctgcccccaaAAAGACCACCTGacaggccacacacacacacgcacaccataCGCGCTCTCAGACATTGTTGAAAAGAATTCTAAACGCAACTTTGTGAGAAGCACGAGCTCGTACGTACGTACTGGCATGCCACTTGGTTTGATGGTTTGAGGCAGTTGGGCTTTGAGGTTTGGTGTTTTTGGTGCTTTTCAGCGTGTGTTCCGTTCCTCCTGTCAGGTGGCTATCAACACAAACCAGGAGAAATGAAATATGCGCCCGGAGTGGGTGGCTGGTTGGGCTTCTTGGCGAATGAACTTTGAACTTAATGCAGAGTTTTTCCCACCTCAGGCATGCATGAATGCCGCATGAGAAGGCGCAGGAGCTGGGGCGTAGGAGGAGTGTGCGTTGCGTGTTTTAAACTTTTTGGTAACCTCGCAAAAGGTAAATTTGCATACTGGAGGGAGTGGTGTGGGGCTGCTTGGGGAtgctttcaatttttgttgctcacccaaaatgccaaaagtgcGTCCATGAATTCTGCTatgaatgatgaatgatgaaGCACAGCTTCAACCATTCGTTTACCCCTTGAGATTAAAATAAAAGGCCACCATTCTCCCCCAACTTGCTGATCACACACAGAGGTAATCCCAGTAGATTTGCCTTATCTCTGAAAGAGATTCCCGTCCCTCCACGAGTATATCCATTGCCTGGCTACGTCAGCgggtgctcttccctcttctACTGCCCTGTCTTGCCCCTGGCCCTTTCTTTGCTTCATTTGTTTGATCAATACAGACCCAGATATacccacaacaaaacaaacaccaacaatGGGCCACAAAATGGGAACCAAACACCACACAGAGCCAAGAGCTGAGAGACTCGAGGAAGTCGCGTTTGCTGCATCGCGCGCggcaatcaaattaattgcaattgcaactgcaactgcattgTTCATTAAGCCTAAAGACCCTCAACCTCCCAAtcgtttttgtttccattttccagTTGATAACTGCCGATTTTTTTGAACtgacaataaacaaaaagaataaactAAACAAACGCAAGGAGGAGCAATATAAAAAGGAAACTTCGCAACAATCAggagatacaaataaaataaatacaaaatgggACGCAAAATAACTGTGGCTGTGTCCACACTGAATCAATGGGCCTTGGACTTTGAGGGAAATTTGGCAAGGATATTGCAATCCATATTAGAGGCCAAAGATATGGGCGCCAGCTATCGCACCGGACCCGAGTTGGAGGTTAGGTAAGTGCCCTTATGCCTTTCACTTCAATTGAATTACTTCCACATTCTGTAAGCTACACAGAAAgagtatttatgtgtgtgtgtataaacaTACTAGAAAATACCACCTTCTGGTATGAGGAACGGGGAACATGGGAACGCAGCGGCAACGAAACTAACAAACCTTTTATTTTCCTTCAACCCAAAACAGCGGCTACAGCTGCGAGGATCACTTTCGAGAGCCGGACACATATCTGCACTCATGggaggtgctgctggagaTCATGATGTCGCCCATTTGGTAGGTAAACTGTTACCCAAAAGAATGAATTATAATCCAGTGAATAATTGCAGCGAGAACATGCTGGTGGATGTTGGTATGCCGGTGATGCATCGGAATGTGGCCTACAACTGTCGCGTGGCCTTCTTCAATCGCCAGTTGCTGCTGATTCGACCGAAAATGGCAATGTGCGACGATGGCAATTATCGGGAGTCACGCTGGTTCACTGCCTGGACCAAGTCCATGCAAACGGAGGAGTTCCTGCTGCCGCGCATGATTTCGCAGCACACGGGGCAGCAGACGGTGCCATTTGGCGACGCGGTGATCGCCACACGTGACACCTGCCTGGGCTATGAGATATGCGAGGAGCTGTGGAATGTGCGCAGCAAACACATCGAAATGTCGCTGGCCGGCGTGGAGGTGATCGTCAATGGGTCCGGCAGCTACATGGAGCTGCGCAAGGCCCACATCACCTCGGACCTGATACGGAATGCCAGCTTCAAGGCGGGTGGTGCCTATCTGTTTAGCAATCTGCGCGGCTGCGACGGCCAGAGGGTGTACTTCAATGGCTGTTCGGCGATTGCCCTGAATGGCGAGCTGCTCGCCAGGGGCCAGCAGTTTGCCCTGCAGGACGTGGAGGTGACCCTGGCCACAATTGATCTGGAGGAGATACGCGCGTATCGCGTGAGCCTGCGTTCGCGTTGCACCGCGGCCGCCAATGCGGCCAACTATCCGCGGATCCACTGTGACTTCGAGATGTCCACGCACAGCGACATCTTCAAAACATCAACGCCGCCGCTGCACTGGCCCAGCCACACACCCGAGGAGGAAATCGCCTTGGGGCCGGCCTGCTGGCTCTGGGACTATCTGCGTCGCTCCGGCCAGGGCGGCTTCTTTCTGCCGCTCAGCGGCGGCATCGATTCGAGCAGCTCGGCCACCATTGTGCACTCGATGTGCCGCCAGATTGTGCAGGCCGTACAGCTGGGCGATGCTCAGGTGTTGCACGACATCCGGAAGATCCTGGCCGACACGGACTATACGCCCGACAATGCCGCCACGCTGTGCAACCGCCTGCTGGTCACCTGCTACATGGGCAgcgtcaacagcagcaaggagaCGCGACGACGGGCCGCACAACTGGCCAACCAGCTGGGCAGCTATCACATCGAGATCAGCATCGATCTGGCGGTGAATGCCCTGCTGGGCATCTTCAATGCCGTCACCGGTCTGACGCCACGCTTTCGCACACAGGGCGGCTGTGCGCGTCAGAATTTGGCGCTGCAGAACATCCAGTCACGCCTGCGCATGGTCCTGGCGTACATTTTCGCGCAGCTTATGCTGTGGGTGAGGAATCGACCGGGTGGCCTGCTTGTCCTGGGCTCGGCGAATGTGGATGAATCGCTGCGTGGATATCTGACCAAGTATGACTGCTCGTCGGCGGACATTAATCCCATTGGGGGTATATCCAAGACGGATCTGCGACGCTTTCTGGTCTACGCCAAAGAGaagtaaatataataaattcaGCATTCAATTCTCCTTCCTTGACCCCGGTTCTCGTTTCGAATAGGTACAATCTGCCTGTGCTGGAGTCTATTATTGAGGCACCGCCCACCGCCGAGCTGGAGCCGCTGCAGGATAATGGGGAACTGCAGCAGACCGACGAGCAGGACATGGGCATGACCTACGATGAGCTGAGCGAGTATGGGCGCCTGCGCAAGCAGTCCTTCTGCGGCCCATACAGCATGTTCTGCCGCCTGGTGGCCACTTGGAAGGGCGACCTCAGCCCGAAGGAGGTGGCCGACAAGGTGAAGCACTTCTTTCGCTGCTATGCCATCAATCGGCACAAGATGACCGTGCTAACGCCATCGGTGCATGCCGAAAGCTACAGTCCCGATGACAATCGCTTCGATCATCGTCCGTTTCTGTACAGGCCCAACTGGAGCTGGCAGTTCAAGGCCATTGACGATGAGGTGGACAAGCTGCAGCCCATCTATACACCCTCCTCGATGCGACCCAGCAGCGATGATCTGCTGCTATCTACGCAGCGCTCCTCGCATCTGGATGACTCGAAGCACTCGTCACCGCTCTCCTCGGCCTCGGGCTCGGCCTCCCTGGATGTGGGCATTTCAACGGCGGCCGTACccctggcagctgctgccgctgccgccgccgctgcaccCGGCCTGGCCAAAAAGCCCAGCGGCTACTCCAAGGTGCATGTGAATGTCCTGGGAAAAATCAAAGACCGCACTGGGATACCTGTCTAGGATCTAAGCATCGAACGAAACGCACTGTTGGaattcttgtttgtttttttttttacaaggATTACATGTAGGATTGATTAGCCATTCAAATCTTGTTCACATCTTTATagatacacaacaaaaacacacttaAAAGCCTTTGTAGAGCATCCTTTTCCAGTTGGCCTTatcttcaaacaaaaaacattgacTTATTCctaattatacatacaaaaatgcatattatatacatataaactCGTATATTCCCCATCTGCCCCATGCTAGACAGTCGAAGAACGACTGCGCGAAGTACCTTATTTTCctgttgaatttttgttttatgttaaCCCCAAAATATGATTTTTCACTTCCTTCAAGTTTCATCATTTGAATGTGTATTTAAAAACCCAACTATCTGCTAAGATAAACAACACAATGTCGTCTTTTGTTGACTAGTGCCTATATAATCGGATGAAAACCATTTGTCCAAATTTGTACTATCTTTTGTACTATCTTTCCCCCCCTGTGGCCCTGTGCATGCCCAGTTTCATGTGTGATTTTTGATAGTAGCTTTTATTTAGGCACCTTTTTGGGGAGatcaatatttgttttgttcgtttgtGTGCAGTGCGTTTCAGAGCCAGCCATAGGTGCTAAGGAATTGTAGGAATTGATGTAGGCTAATTTTTAAgctaaactaaaacaaatgcCTAAAATCCACTTACTAGTACAACTAATTGAAAGCAATAACTGAAGCTAGTGAGCCTTAACCAAATCGTTTCGATTCTACGAGTATTTACTGCCCCTTTTTGgataaataaacgaaataaaCAAACTCACTTACATAGATGAGAATAGTATGTAGAAAGCATCCAAATCCAAAGCCCTTAGTCCCTGAAACGCACTGCAGGAAGTGTATTTGATCTGTCTGCACATAGAAAACGAAACCAGCTTAGAGTCAATTATGTAGGTAGAAAAGAAATCGTAAATTGtgagcattttgtttgtttcgcaGCTGACACCTGTTGGCTTATCAGGCCCCAACCCGACCATAAACCGCGCTCAGAAAAACGCAGAGAGACAGGCCCGCGTGTGTTTGCAATAGAAATGATACGAGTATATCttagctggctgctgccttttccGATGGACGATGGTGTCTGCTTGTGAgattcaaaatgtatttagtttttt containing:
- the LOC117903028 gene encoding glutamine-dependent NAD(+) synthetase; this translates as MGRKITVAVSTLNQWALDFEGNLARILQSILEAKDMGASYRTGPELEVSGYSCEDHFREPDTYLHSWEVLLEIMMSPICENMLVDVGMPVMHRNVAYNCRVAFFNRQLLLIRPKMAMCDDGNYRESRWFTAWTKSMQTEEFLLPRMISQHTGQQTVPFGDAVIATRDTCLGYEICEELWNVRSKHIEMSLAGVEVIVNGSGSYMELRKAHITSDLIRNASFKAGGAYLFSNLRGCDGQRVYFNGCSAIALNGELLARGQQFALQDVEVTLATIDLEEIRAYRVSLRSRCTAAANAANYPRIHCDFEMSTHSDIFKTSTPPLHWPSHTPEEEIALGPACWLWDYLRRSGQGGFFLPLSGGIDSSSSATIVHSMCRQIVQAVQLGDAQVLHDIRKILADTDYTPDNAATLCNRLLVTCYMGSVNSSKETRRRAAQLANQLGSYHIEISIDLAVNALLGIFNAVTGLTPRFRTQGGCARQNLALQNIQSRLRMVLAYIFAQLMLWVRNRPGGLLVLGSANVDESLRGYLTKYDCSSADINPIGGISKTDLRRFLVYAKEKYNLPVLESIIEAPPTAELEPLQDNGELQQTDEQDMGMTYDELSEYGRLRKQSFCGPYSMFCRLVATWKGDLSPKEVADKVKHFFRCYAINRHKMTVLTPSVHAESYSPDDNRFDHRPFLYRPNWSWQFKAIDDEVDKLQPIYTPSSMRPSSDDLLLSTQRSSHLDDSKHSSPLSSASGSASLDVGISTAAVPLAAAAAAAAAAPGLAKKPSGYSKVHVNVLGKIKDRTGIPV